Proteins co-encoded in one Sphingomonas carotinifaciens genomic window:
- a CDS encoding ATP-binding protein yields the protein MIVQFIGLVIGALIVAQLATLLLTLVIPPAPPREYALADIATALRSADAHDGRFDRLVQSGPPDLSARGWFVSETSRAKLAGLLKRPVAQVALGFYTQLPVGGSVDPVATPKELPSDAERARPPQTGSRRDTTRDMSFTSANRQERDLQPTVASAYADESMAAPAFAMPAVFEVGPPAGFMHTAMLQQMPGGPPGGGFPGGGPPGGGFPGAGLPGGGFPQSLPQPPRAQPQPSSPLPPAQPNAQPQPQLPVQAPTPSEGALSQPGSVINAQGGPGSPVPSLPANGAQPTPGGPSAAPGGFPGAILPQQPPAAVRLPLPALPLPERRPANEAPRGSVPPAEVQAARDPGAIAPAIPAEAVASPVMSGNPTDTGVGDAAPATGALNAAPSPMGRPVPIQRPRTSLFGLAPAPFVEGDFIAGFRLADGRWAVVSPRAEGFPNAWQRRVALWFLLSLLAVAPIAWAFARRVVGPLNDFAHAADVLGRDPGAAVLPLDGPAEIGRAAHAFNQMQSRLRSFVDDRTAMIGAISHDLRTPLTRLRFRIEDVPEDQQDDLRAEVVEMEEMITSVITFMRDASTPAARERRDLAEIVDDVIEDATLLGGVEAGRVDSAIVDVDPLGIRRVLNNLLTNALKYGGGHARVALHVENACAVAEIIDDGPGVPDSELERIFEPFYRSEAARQSGREGSGLGLAVCRSIARAHGGDVALFRSPEGFTARVTLPLAFSDDRRVA from the coding sequence TTGATCGTCCAATTCATCGGGCTCGTTATCGGTGCGTTGATCGTTGCCCAGCTTGCCACGCTGCTGCTGACGCTCGTGATCCCGCCGGCTCCGCCGCGGGAGTATGCGCTGGCGGACATAGCGACCGCCTTGCGCAGCGCAGACGCTCACGACGGCCGCTTCGATCGGCTCGTTCAGTCGGGGCCTCCGGACCTGTCGGCTCGCGGCTGGTTCGTGTCAGAGACGTCTCGGGCCAAGCTTGCGGGACTGCTGAAGCGCCCGGTCGCGCAGGTGGCGCTCGGCTTCTACACGCAACTGCCTGTGGGCGGGTCGGTCGATCCGGTCGCCACACCGAAGGAGCTGCCTTCGGATGCCGAACGCGCGCGCCCGCCACAAACCGGGTCGCGTCGGGACACCACCCGGGACATGTCCTTCACGTCTGCCAACCGGCAGGAACGTGACCTTCAGCCAACTGTGGCGAGCGCCTATGCCGATGAGAGCATGGCCGCGCCTGCCTTTGCGATGCCGGCAGTCTTTGAGGTGGGGCCTCCCGCAGGGTTCATGCACACGGCAATGCTGCAGCAAATGCCCGGCGGTCCTCCCGGAGGCGGCTTTCCGGGTGGCGGACCTCCTGGTGGCGGGTTTCCGGGTGCAGGGCTTCCCGGGGGCGGTTTCCCGCAATCCTTGCCCCAGCCACCACGCGCGCAGCCGCAGCCCTCCTCGCCTTTGCCCCCAGCGCAGCCGAACGCGCAACCTCAGCCGCAGCTGCCGGTACAGGCACCCACCCCGTCGGAAGGGGCGCTGTCACAGCCTGGATCCGTCATCAATGCGCAAGGCGGTCCGGGCAGTCCCGTGCCTTCGCTCCCGGCCAACGGCGCGCAGCCAACACCGGGCGGCCCGTCAGCGGCACCGGGCGGATTCCCGGGAGCCATTCTACCGCAGCAGCCGCCTGCCGCGGTCCGGCTGCCGCTACCGGCCCTGCCGTTGCCGGAACGCAGACCGGCGAATGAAGCACCAAGAGGGTCCGTGCCGCCGGCCGAAGTTCAGGCGGCCCGCGATCCAGGCGCGATCGCGCCCGCTATACCGGCGGAAGCCGTAGCGTCGCCTGTCATGTCGGGTAATCCAACTGACACCGGCGTTGGCGACGCGGCGCCGGCCACGGGCGCGCTCAACGCCGCCCCTTCACCCATGGGTCGCCCCGTCCCGATCCAACGACCGAGGACCAGCCTGTTCGGCTTGGCTCCCGCACCTTTCGTGGAAGGTGATTTCATCGCCGGTTTCAGACTGGCGGATGGGCGCTGGGCGGTGGTCAGCCCGCGCGCGGAAGGTTTCCCGAATGCGTGGCAACGGCGGGTCGCTTTGTGGTTCTTGCTATCGTTGCTGGCGGTAGCGCCGATCGCGTGGGCGTTCGCGCGCCGTGTCGTCGGCCCACTGAACGACTTTGCCCATGCCGCCGATGTGCTTGGGCGCGATCCGGGCGCGGCCGTGCTGCCGCTCGACGGCCCGGCGGAGATCGGACGTGCCGCCCATGCCTTCAACCAGATGCAGAGCCGGTTGCGGAGCTTCGTCGACGATCGCACAGCGATGATTGGCGCGATCAGCCATGATCTTCGCACACCCCTGACGCGGCTTCGGTTCCGCATCGAGGATGTCCCTGAAGACCAGCAGGACGATCTGCGAGCGGAAGTGGTGGAGATGGAGGAGATGATAACCTCCGTCATCACCTTCATGCGCGATGCATCGACCCCTGCCGCGCGAGAACGGCGCGATCTGGCCGAGATCGTCGATGACGTGATCGAGGACGCGACGTTGCTTGGCGGTGTGGAGGCCGGCCGCGTCGATAGCGCCATCGTCGATGTCGACCCGCTGGGCATACGACGCGTCCTCAACAACCTCCTGACCAATGCCCTTAAATATGGCGGCGGACATGCCCGAGTTGCGCTGCACGTCGAGAACGCCTGTGCCGTGGCAGAGATCATCGACGATGGTCCGGGGGTGCCGGACAGCGAACTCGAACGGATCTTCGAGCCGTTCTATCGCAGCGAGGCTGCACGCCAGTCGGGGCGCGAAGGCAGCGGCCTCGGTTTGGCCGTATGCCGCTCGATCGCTCGTGCACATGGTGGCGACGTTGCTCTGTTCCGCTCTCCGGAGGGATTTACCGCCCGCGTGACGCTTCCGCTGGCGTTCAGCGACGATCGCCGCGTCGCGTGA
- a CDS encoding autotransporter outer membrane beta-barrel domain-containing protein has translation MKASLTRPGLSVIVTFNALIGVWTIPATAQDSGALSDETPGTFVAPSAQQVPSDWIATLTSGVITRDGDTAQPYVVAGLSRKIGRGYLRAAVTGFRSVVRQVDAVLPSTYAIASLGAGGTFGSWFVDGYVSGGRQRYGGVTTPLGTRASQIGQGSGVYGAALNGGRFVALSPRLYLTPSASLQFSTNRALRSSLTSLGPVDYETSERAWTGSATVRVDRYFGGANQHLAGLSVSRVQTTNGATLLAAGAMGGTTTTSVADGWFVLGSSASVRVAPRLWIDGSATRTITTRSGNFAVLSLGVRLGFGP, from the coding sequence GTGAAGGCATCACTCACCCGACCCGGCCTGTCCGTGATCGTGACTTTCAACGCCCTAATCGGCGTATGGACCATTCCTGCAACTGCGCAGGATAGCGGCGCGCTGTCGGACGAGACGCCTGGCACGTTCGTGGCGCCAAGCGCGCAGCAGGTGCCATCTGACTGGATCGCGACGCTAACGTCAGGCGTCATCACGCGCGATGGGGATACAGCGCAACCCTATGTAGTTGCCGGTCTCAGCCGCAAGATCGGCCGCGGCTATCTGCGGGCAGCGGTGACTGGCTTTCGCAGCGTGGTACGCCAAGTCGACGCGGTTCTGCCCTCTACCTACGCAATCGCGTCTCTTGGTGCCGGGGGGACATTCGGCAGTTGGTTCGTTGATGGATATGTTTCAGGGGGTCGCCAGCGCTACGGTGGCGTGACGACACCGCTTGGCACGAGGGCGAGCCAGATAGGGCAGGGCAGTGGGGTATATGGCGCCGCCTTGAACGGCGGCCGCTTCGTCGCACTCTCCCCGCGCCTTTACCTGACACCCAGCGCCTCACTCCAATTCAGCACCAACCGGGCACTGCGCTCGTCGCTGACCTCGCTAGGCCCGGTCGATTATGAGACGAGCGAGCGAGCTTGGACAGGGAGCGCTACAGTGCGCGTCGATCGGTATTTCGGTGGTGCGAACCAGCATCTTGCCGGCCTGTCGGTCAGTCGCGTTCAGACGACGAACGGCGCCACCCTACTTGCCGCCGGGGCAATGGGCGGCACCACCACGACGAGCGTCGCCGATGGCTGGTTTGTGCTAGGTTCATCGGCCTCCGTACGTGTCGCACCGCGACTTTGGATCGATGGTTCGGCAACACGCACAATAACTACCCGGTCAGGCAATTTCGCCGTTCTATCCCTAGGCGTTCGGCTTGGCTTCGGTCCATGA
- a CDS encoding STN domain-containing protein has protein sequence MLSMLVPILAVTTSGANAQEFKYNCQNEPIAIAIPGDRLDRSIEKLRLATRCPISGTKLARGKRSKPVVGTMVPEEALQAMLNGTGLESRPIKGGFEIVRTRVR, from the coding sequence ATGCTTTCGATGCTTGTTCCAATCCTCGCCGTCACGACAAGTGGTGCTAACGCGCAGGAATTTAAGTACAATTGTCAGAATGAGCCAATCGCCATCGCCATCCCTGGCGACCGACTTGACAGGTCGATCGAGAAGCTGCGCCTAGCGACCCGCTGTCCGATATCGGGCACCAAGCTTGCGCGCGGCAAGCGTTCAAAACCGGTTGTCGGGACGATGGTGCCAGAAGAGGCCCTCCAAGCGATGCTGAATGGAACCGGCCTCGAATCACGCCCCATCAAGGGCGGCTTTGAGATTGTGCGTACGCGCGTCCGCTGA
- a CDS encoding TonB-dependent receptor yields the protein MIRRLLMSSAISALTISAPAYAQNEVESREATSSRSERLRPHDEASEEILVTAPYPQNQLDVLSGTSVLSGQELTRQLRPTIAETLARQPGVSATSFGPNASRPVLRGFQGERIRVLTDGIGSIDVSNTSVDHAPAVNPLTAERIEVLRGPAALLFGSSAIGGVVNVIDNRIPRRMPEKPAHFDAIAGYGSAADETTLSGVLDVPINDRIVLHLDGSYVKTGDLRTGGYLYSRNVREEAAEHAAEQNEPELLVEANARGRLANTAAETSDFGGGLTYIGERGSLGFSVSRYDSLYGVPARFDGHGHHDEEVEDAVDGHAHDHSGVRLDLRQTRIDVRGEYQLEGFIDRIRVRAAGADYRHDELESPGVVGTSFFNRGYEGRVEAVQTRRDRWSGAIGGQFFVRNFRVEGEEKFLPKSNTQQYGLFTLQSFDFGVLRAEAGARVEHSSISADADADLGNGNIARSFDAFSFSAGASYPLTNGVRIGLNASRTERAPSAEEMFANGPHLGTQAFEIGNPAFTKEASWGLEATLKGRGEGYRFAVSAYHNWFSNYIYDYLTGTEIDGLPVYQYAQADARYYGFEGELSARLATIGNLEIRGDVLGDYVRATIKGSGPAPRIPPLRLLGGVEAQAVQVNGRVEVERVFGQDRISGYETPTDGYTMVNTSLAWMPFSGNATSLILSANNIFDVTARRHPSVIKDFAPLAGRDIRLTARFQL from the coding sequence GATGTGCTGTCTGGAACGTCGGTGCTTTCTGGGCAGGAGCTTACCCGTCAACTCCGCCCAACGATCGCTGAGACCCTCGCCCGGCAGCCTGGCGTGTCGGCAACGAGCTTTGGGCCGAACGCATCGCGCCCGGTGCTACGAGGCTTTCAGGGTGAGCGAATACGCGTGTTGACCGATGGTATTGGCAGCATCGATGTTTCAAACACGTCAGTCGACCATGCCCCGGCGGTCAATCCGCTGACGGCGGAACGGATCGAGGTGCTGCGCGGCCCGGCAGCTTTATTGTTCGGTTCGTCTGCGATTGGCGGCGTCGTCAACGTGATCGACAATCGCATCCCACGCCGAATGCCCGAGAAGCCGGCCCATTTCGACGCGATCGCGGGTTACGGATCCGCAGCTGATGAGACGACACTCAGCGGAGTGCTTGACGTGCCGATCAACGATCGGATCGTGCTTCACCTGGATGGCAGCTATGTGAAGACTGGCGACCTTCGCACCGGCGGCTATCTTTACTCCCGCAACGTGCGGGAAGAAGCGGCCGAGCATGCCGCCGAGCAGAACGAACCTGAACTACTAGTGGAGGCAAATGCGAGAGGACGGCTTGCCAATACTGCAGCTGAAACGTCCGACTTTGGCGGCGGCCTTACCTATATCGGCGAGCGCGGATCCCTTGGGTTCTCGGTCAGCCGCTATGATAGCCTCTACGGGGTGCCTGCCCGTTTCGACGGGCATGGCCACCACGATGAAGAGGTGGAGGACGCTGTTGACGGCCACGCTCATGATCACAGCGGCGTACGTCTCGACCTGCGGCAGACCCGCATCGACGTACGCGGGGAATATCAACTGGAGGGCTTCATTGACCGGATCCGCGTGCGAGCGGCCGGCGCCGACTATCGGCATGACGAACTCGAAAGCCCCGGCGTAGTCGGTACCAGCTTCTTCAACCGAGGATATGAAGGCCGCGTGGAGGCCGTACAGACTAGGCGCGACCGCTGGAGCGGGGCAATCGGTGGGCAGTTTTTTGTTCGCAATTTCCGTGTGGAAGGCGAGGAGAAGTTCCTGCCCAAAAGCAATACCCAGCAATATGGCTTATTCACACTGCAGTCGTTCGACTTCGGCGTACTTCGAGCGGAAGCAGGCGCGCGCGTTGAGCATAGCAGCATCAGCGCCGATGCCGACGCGGACTTGGGCAACGGTAACATCGCCCGCAGCTTCGATGCCTTCTCATTTTCGGCAGGTGCAAGCTATCCGCTAACTAACGGTGTACGCATCGGCTTGAACGCATCGCGCACTGAACGTGCACCCTCGGCTGAGGAGATGTTCGCCAATGGGCCGCATCTCGGCACGCAGGCGTTCGAAATCGGAAATCCTGCTTTCACCAAGGAAGCCAGCTGGGGTCTCGAAGCGACGCTGAAAGGCCGTGGAGAGGGTTACCGGTTTGCAGTGTCTGCTTACCACAATTGGTTCAGCAACTATATCTACGATTACCTGACGGGCACTGAGATCGACGGACTGCCGGTTTATCAATATGCTCAGGCGGATGCTCGCTATTATGGCTTTGAGGGGGAGTTGTCCGCGCGCTTGGCTACAATCGGCAATTTGGAAATTCGAGGTGACGTGCTCGGCGACTATGTCCGTGCAACCATCAAGGGATCTGGTCCGGCGCCCCGCATTCCTCCACTGCGATTGCTCGGCGGTGTCGAAGCCCAGGCAGTGCAGGTCAACGGACGGGTAGAGGTAGAACGCGTATTCGGGCAGGATCGCATTTCTGGCTATGAGACGCCGACTGACGGCTACACGATGGTCAATACGTCTCTCGCCTGGATGCCGTTCAGCGGCAACGCCACCAGCCTCATCCTGTCCGCAAACAATATATTCGATGTCACGGCGCGTCGACATCCGAGTGTTATCAAGGATTTCGCTCCACTCGCAGGGCGAGACATCCGGCTGACCGCCCGGTTCCAGTTGTAG